The window GTTAAGTATGACAATCACAGCGTAAATCAAAAGCATTACGATAAAAATTCCAAGCATCCCTTTACCCATCAGCGAGAATGATTTCCCAAGATCGCTGCTGCTGACGTCGCCCATAAGACTTTTAAACGCGATTGCT of the uncultured Caproiciproducens sp. genome contains:
- a CDS encoding OadG-related small transporter subunit gives rise to the protein MMRWNVLAIAFKSLMGDVSSSDLGKSFSLMGKGMLGIFIVMLLIYAVIVILNKSTGKKDDTDQNH